CGACTTCGAGGACGCCTCCGCTCCCACCTGGGAGAACGTGGTCCTCGGCCAGCTCAACCTGATCGACGCCTACGAGCGCCGCATCGACTTCACCGACCCGCGCACCGGCAAGGCGTACGCCCTGAAGGCCGCCGACCAGCTCGCGACCGTCGTCATGCGGCCGCGCGGCTGGCACCTCCAGGAGCGCCACCTGCGCTTCGAGGGCGCCCCCGCGTCGGGTTCGCTCGTCGACTTCGGCCTGTACTTCTTCCACAACGCGCAGCGCCTGATCGACCTCGGCAAGGGCCCGTACTTCTACCTGCCGAAGACGGAGTCGCACCTGGAGGCCCGCCTCTGGAACGAGATCTTCGTCTTCGCCCAGGACTACGTCGGCATCCCGCAGGGCACCGTCCGCGCGACCGTCCTGATCGAGACCATCACCGCCGCGTACGAGATGGAGGAGATCCTCTACGAGCTGCGCGACCACGCGGCCGGCCTGAACGCGGGCCGCTGGGACTACCTCTTCTCCATCGTCAAGAACTTCCGTGACGGCGGCGAGAAGTTCGTCCTGCCGGACCGCAACGCGGTGACGATGACCGCCCCGTTCATGCGCGCGTACACCGAACTGCTCGTGCGCACCTGCCACAAGCGCGGCGCGCACGCCATCGGCGGCATGGCGGCCTTCATCCCGTCCCGCAAGGACGCGGAGGTCAACAAGGTCGCCTTCGAGAAGGTCAAGGCCGACAAGGACCGCGAGGCGGGCGACGGCTTCGACGGCTCCTGGGTCGCCCACCCCGACCTGGTCCCGATCGCGATGGCCTCCTTCGACGCGGTGCTCGGCGAGAAGCCGAACCAGAAGGACCGGCTGCGCGAGGACGTCTCGGTCGCCCCGGGCGAACTCATCGCGATCGACTCGCTGGACGCCCGGCCGACGTCCGAGGGCCTGCGCAACGCGGTCCAGGTCGGCATCCGCTACATCGAGGCGTGGCTGCGCGGCCTCGGCGCCGTCGGCATCTTCGGCCTGATGGAGGACGCGGCGACCGCCGAGATCTCGCGCTCCCAGATCTGGCAGTGGATCAACGCCGGCGTCGTCTTCGAGAACGGGCAGACCGCCACGGCGGAGCTCGTGCGCGAGATCGCCGCCGCCGAACTGACCGCGCTGCGCGCCGAGGTCGGCGAGGACGCCTTCGCCGCCGGCAAGTGGCAGCAGGCCCACGACCTCCTCCTCCAGGTCTCCCTGGACGCGGACTACGCGGACTTCCTCACCCTCCCCGCGTACGACCAGCTCGTCGGCTGACACCCCGGATTCGGCTGAATCGCACAGCAGCCGGACCCGGCGCACCGCGCCCCCGTCGCCCTCACCGGCGCCGGGGGCGCGGTCGTGCGCGGAGGGGGGCCGGAGGGACCCGGAGCGGGACCGAACGACCGTTCGGTCGTTGTCCCGTCGCAACCTGCGCCTACGACGTCGTGCCGTGGGGCTCGTACTGCCACGACGACCAGCAGTACGACGTGGACCGGCGGATCGACGGGGTGATGGCGGACGTGGGCGGGTCCGTGGACGAGGTGCGGGCGGTGATGCGGGCCGCCGGGCACGCCGACGCCTCGTACCGCATCGTGCTCCCGTCCTCCCCCTCCCCCGTCCCGCGCGGCGCCGAGAACCGCCACCCGCAGAGCGGTTGGAGCCGGCTGGACACCGGCGGCCGCCCGTTCTGGAACCGGGACTCGGACTGGGCGCGCGACGCGCTGGCGCCGCGGCTCGCGAACCGGCCGGGGGCGGTGGCCGCGGCCAGGCCCCCACCGCCGCCGTCCGCTGCCGCAACACCCCGGGCACGGACCGGACGGGGTGTTGCCCGCGCCGGCTGCGGCTCCCGCACCCTGAAACGGCGGTGCGCACGCCACACCCGCAGTGGGTGGCGTGCGCACCGCCGTGTCGGTCGGGCGGGGGCCTGCGGCCGGACCGCCCGTCAGTGCACCGGCACCGGTTCGGGCGCGGTGAGCTCGGCCGGGTCCTTCTTGGTGCCGAGGTGGTTGAAGGCCAGGTTCAGCAGGATGGCGACCACGCAGCCGGTGCTGATGCCGGAGTCGAGGACGACCAGGAGGTCCTTCGGGAAGGCGTGGTAGAAGCCCGGCGCGGCGATCGGGATCAGGCCGATGCCGACGGAGGCGGCGACGATCAGGGCGTTCTCGCCCTTCTCCATGGCCGCGCCCGCCAGGGTCTGGATGCCGCTGGCCGCGACCGACCCGAAGAGGACGATGCCCGCGCCGCCGAGGACCGGCAGCGGCACCAGGGCGATGACCGAGGCGGCCATCGGACACAGTCCGAGCAGGATCAGGATGCCGCCGCCCGCGGCGACGACGAACCGGCTGCGGACCTTGGTCATGGCGACCAGTCCGATGTTCTGGGCGAAGGCGCTGCACATGAAGCCGTTGAACAGCGGGCTCAGCGCACTGCCGAGGGTGTCGGCGCGCAGGCCGCCCTCGATGGTCTTCGCGTCGGCCGGCCGGCCCACGATCTTGCCCAGGGCCAGGATGTCGGCGGTGGACTCGGTCATGCAGACCAGCATCACGATGCACATCGAGATGATGGCGGCGACCTGGAACTGCGGGGCCCCGAAGTGGAAGGGGGTCGGGAAGCCCACCACGGAGGCGTTCTTGATGGTGTCGAAGCTGGTCATGCCGAGCGGCATCGCGATCAGCGTGCCCACGACCAGGCCCAGCAGGATGGCGATCTGCTGGAGGAAGCCGCGCAGGAACTTGCGCATCAGCAGGACGATCACCAGGGTGACGGCGGCCATGCCTATGTTCTGCATCGAGCCGTAGTCGGTGGCGGTCTTGTTCCCGCCCTGCGACCAGTTGAAGGCCACCGGCAGGAGCGAGACGCCGATCAGCGTGATGACCGTTCCCGTCACGACCGGCGGGAAGAAGCGGACGAGTTTGCCGAAGTAGGGGGCGGCGAAGAAGCCGACCACGCCGGCGACGATGATCGCGCCGAAGATGACGGGGATGGCGTTGTCCCCCTCACCCTTGCCGATGGCGATCATCGGGGTGACGCCGGCGAAGGAGACGCCGTTGACGAAGGGGAGCTTGGCCCCGATCTTCCAGAACCCGAGGGTCTGGAGGAGGGTGGCGAGGCCCGCGGTGAAGAGGGAGGCCCCCATCAGGAAGGCCGTCTCGGTGGCGGAGAGACCGACGGCCGGACCGACGATCATGGGCGGTGCTACGACACCTGCGTACATGGCGGCGACGTGCTGGAGACCGCTCGTGAACATTTTCAGCGGAGGCAGGGTCTCATCGACCGGGTGCTTCTCCTCCGGTGTTGCGACTGCGTCTTTGCGAAACCTGGGCGTTGAGGCCACGGCTTCCTCCGGTCGGGTAACACGTCGGCAGGGACGTGGGTGTCTTGGAGGTGGTGCGAAAGCGGTGCGAGTCGAGCGGTATTCGGTTGTGGGTGGCGCGACTGGAGCGCTGCGGGTGCTCCAGGGCGCCGCGGGCGACCGCGGGGTGCTGCGGGATCGCGGGTGCTGCGGGTGTTCCGGGTGGCGTGCGGTGCTCCGGGCGGTGCCGGAGGTTTCCGGGACATCGGGAACGCGCTGGTTTCCGGGGTACGGAAACGTTTCGCCTCACATCGGGCGCACCGGGTGTCCGTGCGCGGAAGCTGGAGGTGCCGTGGCAGTGGCGCGGTGCGGGTGTACGCGCGCGTGGCACGCTTCACCGCACCCGGGGGCGCCTTCGGATGTCCTCAGGCGCTGCCCCGGGAGCGGCTGCCGCGGACCCCGCTCGGGTCCGCGGCCGCCGGCCGGGGGCCGTCCCCCCCGGCCGGATTCCGGGGATCAGGCCTGCGCGGAGATGCGCGCGAGGCGCTGGGCCTCTTCCCGCGTGGACGCGGCGATGGCGTCCTCGTCGGCGAAGAGGAGTCGGTTGTCCTCGACGATCTGCTTGCCGTTGACCAGCGAGAGGGTGACGGGAGCGGCGGCACCGAAGACGAGCGCGGTGACCGGGTCGGCGATGGAGGAGTGGGCCAGGGTGCTCAGGTTCCACATGACCAGGTCGGCGCACTTGCCGACCTCCAGCGAGCCGATGTTGTCGGCGCGGCCGAGGACCTGGGCGCCACCGTACGTACCGAGGCGCAGGGCCTGGCGCGCGTTCAGGGCGCGCTCGCGGTGGACCGGGTTCAGGCGGTTGATCAGGAGCGCGTTGCGCAGCTCGGTGTGCAGCTCGCCGGACTCGTTGGAGGCGGTGCCGTCCACGCCGAGGCCCACCGGGACGCCGGCGGCCAGCATGTCCGGCACCCGGGCGATGCCGGCGGCCAGTCGGGCGTTGGACGACGGGCAGTGCGCCACGCCGGTCTTGGTGCGGGCGAACGCGGCGATGTCGGAGTCGTTCATGTGGACGCTGTGCGCCATCCACACGTCCTCGCCGAGCCAGCCGGTCGACTCGAAGTAGTCGGTGGGGCCCATGCCGAACAGTTCCTTGCAGAACTGCTCCTCTTCGACGGTCTCGCTGCCGTGCGTGTGCATCCGCACACCGAGGCGGCGGGCCAGTTCGGCGCCCTGCTTGAGCAGCTCGGTGGAGACCGAGAAGGGGGAGCACGGGGCGACGGCGACCTGGGTCATCGCGTCGAAGGAGTAGTCGTGGTGGCGCTTGACCGTCGCCTCGGTGTCGGCGAGCGCGCCTTCGAGGGTCTCGACGGCGTGGTCCGGGGGCAGGCCGCCGTCCTTCTCGCTGCGGTCCATCGAACCGCGGGCGAGGGTGAAGCGGACGCCCATCTCGGACGCGGCGCGGATGATCGAGCCGGAGAGGTCGCCGGAGCCCTTGGGGAAGACGTAGTGGTGGTCCATGGCGGTGGTGACGCCGCCCTTGGCCATCATCGCGAGGGAGCCCTGCGCGGCCGTGTACGTCATCTGCTCGTCGATGCGCGCCCACGTCGGGTACAGCGCGACGAGCCAGTTGAAGAGGTTGTGGTCGGTGGCCAGACCACGCGTGATCCACTGGTAGAAGTGGTGGTGGGTGTTGACCAGGCCCGGGGTGACGAGGTGACCCGTGCCGTCGATGCGGCGGACCACGTTGTCGAGGTTCTCGGGGGCCTTGCCCGCTCCGATCGACTCGATCTTGTTGCCGGCGACGACCACGTGGCCCGAGGCGTACTCGGTGTCGTTCGCGTCGACGGTCGCAATCGCACAGTTCTCGATGACGATGCGCTCTACGGCGCCGTCAAGGGCTGACGATGCTGCCATGGGACTTCCTCGTGCTTTCAGTGGCGGTACGGGCACGGCAAAACCCTGGGGATTTGAGTGCCGGAGCCGGGGGCCTTGACAGCTGACAGTACTGCCGCCCCGTGTGTTGCGTCCGGGTGCCGATTCAGGAAGTGGCTGGTGTCGTGTCCCGGGGCCACTGCGGAGCCCCGGGACACGTGTGCCGCATCAGAGGTTGGTCATGTCCACGGGAATGCGTGCGTCGACGCCGTCCCGGAGCACGGTGGCCTCGATCAGACCGTAGGGGCGGTCCGCGGCGAAGTAGACCTCGTTGTCGTTCTTGAGCCCGAAGGGCTCCAGGTCCACGAGGAAGTGGTGCTTGTTCGGGAGCGAGAAGCGGACCTCGTCGATCTCCGAACGGTGGTTGATGATGCGCGAACCCATCTGGTACAGGGTCTGCTGCAGCGACAGGGAGTAGGTCTCCGCGAAGGCCTGCAGCATGTGCTTGCGGACCTCGGCGTAGGACTTCTCCCAGTTGGGCATCCGCTGCTCGTCATCGGACCAGTTGAAGCGCCAGCGGGCCGACACCTGGGTGGCCAGGATGCGGTCGTAGGCCTCCTTCAGCGTCGTGTACTTGTCCTTCACGTACCCCCAGAACTCGGAGTTCGTGGAGTTCATGACGACGAGGTCCTTGAGGCCGGAGATGACCTCCCAGTTCGTGCCGTCGTACGTGACCTGGGTGACCCGGGTCTCCATGCCCTGGCGGACGAAGGAGTGGTTCACCTCGTCGGAGCCGATGAACTTGGAGTTGGCGTCCGAGGTGGCGATCCGGTCCCAGGAGTACTCCTCGATCCGGATGCGCGCCCGCTGGATCGGCTCCTGGCTGTTGACGAACCAGCGCGCCAGGTGGATGCCGAACTGCTCGGCGGACTCGATGCCGTGCTCCTTGGCGAACGCGTACACCGTGTTCTTGGTGGTGTCCGTCGGCAGCACGTTGGCGTTCGAGCCGGAGTAGTGGACGTCGTCCATGTCGCCGGAGAGGGCGACCGAGACGTTGAGGTCCTTGATGTGGTGGGTGTCGCCGTCCCGCGTGATCTTGACTACGCGGTTCTCTGCTTTCCCGTACTGATTCTGGCCGAGAATCGTGGGCATGTCTGCTAGCTCCCTCGGTAAACGGAGTAGCCGAACGGGTTGAGCAGCAGCGGTACGTGGTAATGCTCGCCCGGGTTCACCGCGAAGGTGATGGTGACCTCGGGGAAGAACGCACCGCTGTCCCTTACGCGGGGGGCGTCCTGCTGCGCCTCGGCTTGCTTCTTGGAGAAGTACGTCTCGGTCTCGAAATCGAGACGCACGTGGGTGGTTCCCTCCGGCAGCGCCGGCAGGTCCTTGCAGCGCCCGTCCGCATCGGTGGCGGAACCGCCCAGGGCCGCCCACTCGCCGTCCAGGCCGGTACGGGCGGAGAGCGAGATGGCGACGCCCTCGGCGGGCTTGCCGATGCTGGTGTCCAGGATGTGCGTGGACACCGACGCGGTGGTCTCGGTGCTCATGCTCACGCTCCTTCTTCTACGAGGCGGGTCAGGCGGATCTTGTTGATCTTGACGAGCTCGCCGCGGGCGGTCTCCCGCTCCTGCTCCGGCGAGTTCTCGATCCGGACCTTCACCGCGTCCCGCATGAACGCACCGGTCGCACCGGTGGCACAGATGAGGAAGACGTGGCCGAACTTCTCCTGGTAGGCCAG
Above is a window of Streptomyces subrutilus DNA encoding:
- a CDS encoding nucleobase:cation symporter-2 family protein: MASTPRFRKDAVATPEEKHPVDETLPPLKMFTSGLQHVAAMYAGVVAPPMIVGPAVGLSATETAFLMGASLFTAGLATLLQTLGFWKIGAKLPFVNGVSFAGVTPMIAIGKGEGDNAIPVIFGAIIVAGVVGFFAAPYFGKLVRFFPPVVTGTVITLIGVSLLPVAFNWSQGGNKTATDYGSMQNIGMAAVTLVIVLLMRKFLRGFLQQIAILLGLVVGTLIAMPLGMTSFDTIKNASVVGFPTPFHFGAPQFQVAAIISMCIVMLVCMTESTADILALGKIVGRPADAKTIEGGLRADTLGSALSPLFNGFMCSAFAQNIGLVAMTKVRSRFVVAAGGGILILLGLCPMAASVIALVPLPVLGGAGIVLFGSVAASGIQTLAGAAMEKGENALIVAASVGIGLIPIAAPGFYHAFPKDLLVVLDSGISTGCVVAILLNLAFNHLGTKKDPAELTAPEPVPVH
- the uraH gene encoding hydroxyisourate hydrolase is translated as MSTETTASVSTHILDTSIGKPAEGVAISLSARTGLDGEWAALGGSATDADGRCKDLPALPEGTTHVRLDFETETYFSKKQAEAQQDAPRVRDSGAFFPEVTITFAVNPGEHYHVPLLLNPFGYSVYRGS
- the pucL gene encoding factor-independent urate hydroxylase, producing the protein MPTILGQNQYGKAENRVVKITRDGDTHHIKDLNVSVALSGDMDDVHYSGSNANVLPTDTTKNTVYAFAKEHGIESAEQFGIHLARWFVNSQEPIQRARIRIEEYSWDRIATSDANSKFIGSDEVNHSFVRQGMETRVTQVTYDGTNWEVISGLKDLVVMNSTNSEFWGYVKDKYTTLKEAYDRILATQVSARWRFNWSDDEQRMPNWEKSYAEVRKHMLQAFAETYSLSLQQTLYQMGSRIINHRSEIDEVRFSLPNKHHFLVDLEPFGLKNDNEVYFAADRPYGLIEATVLRDGVDARIPVDMTNL
- a CDS encoding 8-oxoguanine deaminase yields the protein MAASSALDGAVERIVIENCAIATVDANDTEYASGHVVVAGNKIESIGAGKAPENLDNVVRRIDGTGHLVTPGLVNTHHHFYQWITRGLATDHNLFNWLVALYPTWARIDEQMTYTAAQGSLAMMAKGGVTTAMDHHYVFPKGSGDLSGSIIRAASEMGVRFTLARGSMDRSEKDGGLPPDHAVETLEGALADTEATVKRHHDYSFDAMTQVAVAPCSPFSVSTELLKQGAELARRLGVRMHTHGSETVEEEQFCKELFGMGPTDYFESTGWLGEDVWMAHSVHMNDSDIAAFARTKTGVAHCPSSNARLAAGIARVPDMLAAGVPVGLGVDGTASNESGELHTELRNALLINRLNPVHRERALNARQALRLGTYGGAQVLGRADNIGSLEVGKCADLVMWNLSTLAHSSIADPVTALVFGAAAPVTLSLVNGKQIVEDNRLLFADEDAIAASTREEAQRLARISAQA
- the aceB gene encoding malate synthase A, giving the protein MSAPAPSQLAIVDAESLPRQDEVLTGPALAFVAELHRRFAPRRAELLARRGERRAEIARTSTLDFLPDTAQVREGDWKVAPAPAALNDRRVEITGPTDRKMTINALNSGAKVWLADFEDASAPTWENVVLGQLNLIDAYERRIDFTDPRTGKAYALKAADQLATVVMRPRGWHLQERHLRFEGAPASGSLVDFGLYFFHNAQRLIDLGKGPYFYLPKTESHLEARLWNEIFVFAQDYVGIPQGTVRATVLIETITAAYEMEEILYELRDHAAGLNAGRWDYLFSIVKNFRDGGEKFVLPDRNAVTMTAPFMRAYTELLVRTCHKRGAHAIGGMAAFIPSRKDAEVNKVAFEKVKADKDREAGDGFDGSWVAHPDLVPIAMASFDAVLGEKPNQKDRLREDVSVAPGELIAIDSLDARPTSEGLRNAVQVGIRYIEAWLRGLGAVGIFGLMEDAATAEISRSQIWQWINAGVVFENGQTATAELVREIAAAELTALRAEVGEDAFAAGKWQQAHDLLLQVSLDADYADFLTLPAYDQLVG